A stretch of Malus sylvestris chromosome 11, drMalSylv7.2, whole genome shotgun sequence DNA encodes these proteins:
- the LOC126590811 gene encoding nuclear matrix constituent protein 1-like, which yields MSYSLSVYAAETMEKKMECALKESELKQSRLSKAYGCLRAQATSLAMFSVQWKELEDHLVSTRQSIEVRFRELKNREEEVGIRNEQLEIEESKLNSQMESKSKELSVLEELIAESRNRLRSLESLIKDHNGEVVVKEERLEEVENSVREKERELNEILGSIEASTEEFDLREEELNLVLRLIDECGKELEVKEEKLSLIKQSLVECSNELESREALIREVDLKEREVCLREKALEEWSCKLELKVRELELKEKQIEESKQEGEKYLDAVSSELQGKESQLQRKESLLQRKESQLQQQARELALKQDFIKKIDEEHAETLKSKERQIEDQAKEIELKHKEIDSMKKCAEEHTENLKSKDRQLEDQAKEIELKHKEIDSIKKSAEEQTLNLKSKERQLEEQMKELALKQKQIDSIKKSAEEHTQNLNTKERQLEDKAKELALKQKEIDSIKKYAEEHTQNLNKKERQLEDQIKEIALKQKEIDSIKKSAEEHTQNLNTKERQLEEQAKELVMKQKSIDSIKKGAEEQTQILTSIERQLDHRAKELAMKEKELEHTNQSIIDRDGTGVKRSTDTFDPSRYQQQQQHKSKYPRTCESAATPFPVPNFTPVYPRPNPLSWQYENYGHYGHSGAAANNCEFDDSFGHSFGGSYRAIPNPGVRCPLT from the coding sequence ATGTCGTATTCGCTTAGTGTTTATGCAGCAGAGACGAtggagaagaagatggagtGTGCTTTGAAAGAATCAGAGTTGAAGCAGAGTCGTTTGAGCAAGGCGTACGGTTGCCTTCGCGCCCAAGCAACCTCCCTCGCCATGTTTTCGGTACAGTGGAAGGAACTCGAGGACCACTTAGTGTCCACCCGACAGTCCATCGAGGTCAGATTCCGGGAGCTCAAGAACCGCGAGGAGGAAGTCGGAATCCGCAACGAGCAGTTGGAAATCGAAGAGTCGAAGCTCAATTCACAGATGGAGTCAAAGTCCAAGGAATTAAGCGTGCTTGAGGAATTGATTGCAGAGAGTAGGAACCGCTTGCGCTCGCTTGAATCATTGATCAAAGATCACAACGGCGAGGTTGTTGTTAAGGAGGAGAGATTGGAGGAAGTTGAGAATTCTGTgagggagaaggagagggaaTTGAATGAGATTCTGGGGTCGATTGAAGCGAGTACGGAGGAGTTTGATTTGAGAGAAGAGGAATTGAATTTGGTGCTAAGGTTGATCGACGAATGTGGCAAAGAGTTGGAAGTCAAAGAGGAGAAGCTTAGTTTGATTAAGCAATCATTAGTAGAGTGTTCGAATGAACTCGAATCGAGAGAAGCGTTGATTAGGGAAGTAGATTTGAAGGAGAGAGAGGTTTGCTTACGTGAGAAGGCACTGGAGGAGTGGTCATGTAAGCTTGAACTGAAAGTGAGggagcttgaattgaaagagaagcAAATCGAAGAATCGAAACAAGAAGGCGAAAAGTATTTGGATGCAGTCTCCAGTGAACTTCAAGGGAAAGAGAGCCAACTGCAAAGGAAAGAAAGTTTACTGCAGAGGAAAGAGAGCCAACTTCAGCAGCAGGCCAGAGAGCTTGCATTGAAGCAGGACTTTATCAAGAAAATCGATGAAGAACATGCTGAAACCTTGAAGTCGAAAGAGAGGCAAATAGAAGATCAGGCCAAAGAAATTGAGTTAAAGCATAAAGAAATTGATTCGATGAAGAAATGCGCTGAAGAACATACCGAAAACCTCAAATCAAAAGACAGGCAACTTGAAGATCAGGCCAAAGAAATTGAGTTGAAGCACAAAGAAATTGATTCAATAAAAAAGTCCGCTGAAGAACAAACTCTAAACCTGAAATCAAAAGAGAGGCAACTTGAAGAGCAGATGAAAGAGCTTGCATTGAAGCAGAAACAAATTGATTCGATCAAAAAATCCGCTGAAGAACATACCCAAAACCTGAACACGAAGGAGAGGCAACTTGAAGATAAGGCCAAAGAGCTTGCGTTGAAGCAGAAAGAAATTGATTCGATAAAAAAATACGCTGAAGAACATACCCAAAACCTGAACAAGAAGGAGAGGCAACTTGAAGATCAGATCAAAGAGATTGCGTTGAAGCAGAAAGAAATTGATTCGATAAAAAAATCAGCTGAAGAACATACCCAAAACCTGAACACGAAAGAGAGGCAACTTGAAGAGCAGGCCAAAGAACTTGTAATGAAGCAGAAATCAATTGATTCAATAAAAAAAGGCGCTGAAGAACAGACCCAAATCCTGACATCGATAGAGAGGCAACTTGATCACCGGGCGAAAGAGCTTGCAATGAAGGAGAAAGAATTGGAACATACTAATCAATCCATCATCGATAGGGATGGTACAGGTGTGAAGCGTAGTACCGACACTTTTGACCCCAGCCGGTATCAACAGCAACAACAGCACAAAAGCAAGTATCCTCGGACATGTGAATCAGCTGCTACACCTTTTCCAGTGCCAAACTTCACCCCAGTCTATCCGCGGCCAAACCCGTTATCTTGGCAGTATGAAAATTATGGACACTACGGGCACTCTGGTGCAGCTGCCAACAACTGTGAGTTTGATGATAGTTTTGGTCACAGTTTTGGTGGCAGTTACCGTGCCATACCGAATCCTGGAGTACGTTGCCCATTGACATAG
- the LOC126589666 gene encoding 40S ribosomal protein S4-3-like, producing MARGLKKHLKRLNAPKHWMLDKLGGAFAPKPSSGPHKSRECLPLVLILRNRLKYALTYREVVSILMQRHILVDGKVRTDKTYPSGFMDVVSIPKTNENFRLLFDTKGRFRLHSIRDEEAKFKLCKVRSVQFGQKGIPYLNTFDGRTIRYPDPLIKANDTIKLDLETSKITDFIKFDVGNVVMVTGGRNRGRVGVIKNREKHKGSFETIHVQDALGHEFATRLGNVFTIGKGTKPWVSLPKGKGIKLSIIEEAKKRQAAQTAATA from the exons ATg GCCAGAGGACTGAAGAAGCATTTGAAGAGGCTCAATGCCCCAAAGCATTGGATGCTCGACAAGCTTGGTGGTGCTTTT GCCCCCAAGCCCTCATCTGGGCCCCACAAATCCAGGGAGTGCCTTCCCCTGGTTCTTATCCTGAGGAACAGGTTGAAGTATGCACTCACATACCGTGAGGTTGTTTCGATTCTCATGCAGCGCCATATTTTGGTTGATGGAAAGGTCAGGACCGACAAGACTTACCCTTCTGGCTTCATGG ATGTTGTTTCAATCCCGAAAACAAACGAGAATTTTCGTCTGCTTTTTGACACAAAGGGTCGGTTTAGGCTTCACTCCATTAGAGATGAGGAGGCAAAG TTCAAGCTCTGCAAGGTTCGGTCGGTGCAGTTTGGGCAGAAGGGCATCCCCTATCTTAACACTTTTGATGGCCGAACCATTCGCTACCCTGACCCGCTGATCAAGGCCAATGACACTATTAAGCTGGACTTAGAGACCAGCAAGATCACCGACTTCATTAAGTTTGATGTTGGTAACGTTGTCATGGTGACTGGCGGAAGGAACAGGGGACGTGTTGGAGTCATTAAGAACAGGGAGAAGCATAAGGGAAGCTTTGAGACCATCCACGTGCAGGATGCCCTCGGCCATGAGTTTGCAACCCGTCTTGGCAATGTGTTCACCATCGGCAAGGGTACCAAGCCTTGGGTTTCTCTTCCCAAGGGCAAGGGCATCAAGCTAAGCATCATTGAAGAGGCAAAGAAGCGACAAGCGGCCCAAACAGCTGCTACGGCTTAA